CACAGATTGTGATAGATGCCGATAATCGGATTATTTTGATATaggattaaaatgaaaatgaattacaaaTCACACcaatatcatttattcatgtgtgATCATGAGTACCTGTGGTGTTTTGGGTAAAACGGGCCTCTTGAATCACAGCTAGTTTGGGTTGGACGGCAGTGGCGGGAGCAGCAGCAGGGGGCGGGGCAGAGGCGGGCTCTGGCTCCATGGGAACAGGCGAGCCTTCCCGTGATAGGCTGTCGGGAGTCTGCACACCGCTGGAGTGGGCGGAGAGAACGCCCGAGTGATTGGGCGACGCCGGGGCACTCCTGTCATCAGAGACCAACACGTCAAACCAAACTTTCAAGTGGTAtgtaatgaaagtaaaaaaaaatactattaagcaagaatgcattaaattcgATTGCATTTTACACTTTTCCCACTAACTGGTTAAATGCACTGCTGTAACTAGTAAACGCACACTCTTATGtaactttatttaactttaaacattttttgtgcattgctttattgtatttaaatattcatgcattttgttAGAAGAAAAAAGTTCTGTTATAGTGTATTATGACAACATTTTCTTGCTATTAAATTACAATACTGTGATAATACTGCATACCGTGATAAAAGCATTAGCAATTAATCGCAACATGAAAAGTTGGTATCGACATATGACTAGGGGACAgtaatttgaaatagaaatctgtaGTTTTTactgctgctcttttgaacttgcTATTCAAAGagtcctgaaaaacaaaacgtttCCACAAACACACTGAGGAAACGGTTTTCATAAGAATATGAGCATAAGATCATATGTTTAGAGGTCAGTGCTGTGACTCTGACCTAGATGAGAGGGGTCCCAGAGGGGTCCTGAAGCACGGGACGCCCCGCGGCCGGCGTTTCCTGAATGCCTGCTCCACCAGTTTGCTCTCAGATGATGGGTCTATCCTCCAGAATGAGCCCTTGCCCGGCTCTTCCTGTGAGCGCGGGACTTTGATGAAGTACCGATTCAGGGAC
This region of Puntigrus tetrazona isolate hp1 unplaced genomic scaffold, ASM1883169v1 S000000141, whole genome shotgun sequence genomic DNA includes:
- the LOC122332680 gene encoding forkhead box protein K2-like, giving the protein MNVVFQNSIRHNLSLNRYFIKVPRSQEEPGKGSFWRIDPSSESKLVEQAFRKRRPRGVPCFRTPLGPLSSRSAPASPNHSGVLSAHSSGVQTPDSLSREGSPVPMEPEPASAPPPAAAPATAVQPKLAVIQEARFTQNTTGTHDHT